Within Maridesulfovibrio zosterae DSM 11974, the genomic segment TTGAAGACCAGTGGGCTTACTGGCAAAATAAACTTAGCGAATTTTATTCGACAAAACTCTATCTTGCATACCTGCAATCATATTCAAATACATATTGCAGTGCCGAAGAATTGAAACACGCTCTGGACCAACTTAAAGGCCTTCCCGGATTAGTCGGAATCTGTATTGGTACCCGCCCAGATTGTCTCGACTCAGAAAAGCTTAGATTGATTAAGAATCTTGATTTAAAAGAAACATGGATTGATCTTGGACTTCAAAGCTCGAATGATAAGACCCTTAAACGCATCAATAGAGGCCATGATGCTAAATGCTATGCAGATGCGGTGAAACTTACTCACTCCAACGGTATTGATGTTTGTGCTCATGTTATTGCCGGGCTTCCCGGTGAAGGAGAAAAAGAATTTTTAGAATCAGTTCAATTCCTGAATGAACTTCCTGTGTCCGGCATTAAATTTCATAATCTCTTTGTAGGAGAAGGATCACCTCTTCAAAAACTATATCTATCAGGTAAATATAAGGTGCTGGAGCAGAATGAGTATGTGGAGATGCTGGTCAGAGCCATTTCCATACTAAGACCTGACATAATCATTCATCGCCTTAGGGCTGATGCTGTACCAGGTGAACTTGTTGCCCCTGAATGGGCGCGTATAAAACGCAAGGTTCTAAATGCAATCAACATGAAAATGAAGGATAACCATTTATGGCAGGGCAGCGCTCGCCCGGATGCCTCAAAAACGCTGCCTCAATGGTTCAATCCGGACTGTAAACCACCACTTTAAACTATAAAGTCAAATCATATTAATGGGAAAAGGCCCGCATTCTCAGTGAGAACACGAACCTTTTCAAGCACGGTCAAGAGTGTGGGAATATAAATTTATCGACCTATTTTTTTCTGCATCTTTGCCCGGATATAGATTGCTATCAAATTCATGCCCAGAACGAGTGCAATAAGAACTAATGATGTACCGTACTGAATGTGGCGTGTTTTTTCTATTTCAGTACCTGCGGTTGCAAGCACATAAATATGATAAGGAAGCGCCATTACATCATCAAAAAGTGACTGCGGCATTTCCGGAGTAAAAAACACTGCAGCGGTAAACATAATTGCAGCAGTTTCACCTGCAGCGCGTGAAAGGGTCAGGATGGCTCCGGTAAGCATACCCGGTAGCGCAGCGGGAAGAACTACTTTATAAATTGTCTGCCATTTTGTTGCGCCAAGTCCGAGTGAAGCTTCACGGTATGTCTGTGGAACAGATCTTAAAGCTTCTTCAGATGCCCCGATTACGAGAGGTAAGGCCAATGCTCCAAGAGTGCAGACCCCGGCCATAATACTGACCCCCATCCCCATAACAGTCACAAACAGGGAAAGTCCGAACAATCCAAAGACAACAGAAGGAACTCCGGCAAGGTTGTTGATACCAAGACGGATAATTCTTACAAGCTTAGGCGATGTCGCATATTCATTCAGGTAGATAGCTGTTGCAATTCCCCATGGCAAGGCAATAAGTAAAGCACCGTAGCTGAGTACTATTGTCCCCACTATACATGGAAAAATTCCACCTTCGGTCATAGAATTTCGCGGAGATTCAGTCAAAAACTCCCAACTCATGGCGGGAAGACCATAATAAAGGACGAATCCGCAAATTATGATGAGAGCGAGCCCGTTAATAACAGCGGCTCCTTTGAAAATTAAGAAAACCAGTTTTTCAATTTTTTCTCTTATGGAATAATTTCCATGCCCCGGTTCCAGCATGGTCTCTGCGACCAGATCATTACTATCCATCATGGAATTCACTTGCTCTAAAGTTTCAGCGGAATTATTCATTTTATTCCTCATAATTATATCTTCAGGTATCCAGACTACAGAGTCGCGGAACCGACCTGCTTGTATTTATGTGCTACATAATCAGCAATAAGGTTGAATGCCATGGTAAACAAAAAGAGCACCATGCCGATGGCAAACAGTGCATGATAATGTTCACTATGAAAGGGAGCTTCACCCATTTCTGCGGCGATAGATGCAGGCATAGGGCGAACTGGGTCAAATATTGAAGTTGGGAGAAGTCCGGCACCACCAGCAACCATTAGCACAACCATTGTTTCACCTATGGAGCGGGCCATCCCAAGAATAACTCCTGTAGAAATCCCGGATAAGGAAGCAGGGATAAGCACTTTGTATATAGACTGCCAATGAGTTGCGCCAAGAGCCAGTGAAGCCTCTTTAAGCTCTGGTGGCACGGAGTAAAGAGCATCTTCAGAAAGACTGGTAATTGTTGGGACCGCCATAAATGCAAGCATTACCGATGCATTAAAAAGATTTAGTCCGACTGCGATATCGAATGTATCCTGTAAAAAAGGAGCAACAACTACCATACCAAAAAAACCGATAACGACAGAAGGAAGTGCCGCCAGCATTTCGACAGCAGGCTTAACGATGCTGCGTACTCGCGCAGATGCAATCTCGGCAAGATAAATCGCCGTCATGACTCCTAGTGGAACCGCGATAAGAGATGAAAGCATTGTAACCGCACCGGACCCGACAATAAGCGGCCAGATTCCAAGAGCTGGAGGTTCATCAGTAGGATACCACTCAAATCCAAAAATAAAATCAGGTAATGAGACATAGTGAAAGACCGGCAATCCTTCGACAAATAGAAAAACCATAATTAAAAAGAGAACTAGGACAGAAGTAAATGCAGTTACGAGGAAGCAGGAATGTATAATACGCTCTGTAGTTCTTCTGCTAAAATTAAAAAATGAGATTATGAAAATTACAATTCCTGCCAGTCCTAAAAATAGACTGAAAAGATACCATCCACTTGAACGCGCTGAGATCATTGATTCGGTACTTGATTTAATGAGGTTGAAATTTCCATCCTCATTTTTTTTAGCGCCCATTGCAGCTGCGTTTGTCCGGACATATGTGTAAATTGAATTCAAGTCTGAATTAAGCTCTTTCACTCTGAGTTCTTTTTCAGCCTTTGTCAGACCTGATTCTTCAATAGATTCTGAAACTTCATGAGTGGAAAGCATCATGACTTTCTTGAGCACACTAATAGGGCTCATAGAATAGTCTCCCCTCTGCGCTACTTTATCTGTAGCGGAAATAAAAATCTGTTCAGCTTCAGTTTTAGTACCGAGTTTATAGGCATAAACTCCGGAGAAAACTGACAGTATGATAAGAAGTAAACAGATGTTACGGGACGTAATCACGACTTTTCCCCTGATATAAAATTTTAAGTGACAATAAGTAAGTATGTTTGAGAATAAGTACTCTGAGGAGCCTCAGCTCCCCAGAGTACTTTTATTTTAGACTAGGACCATCAAAACCATTTACTATTTTACAGGAATGAAACCAGTGTCAGCAGCAAGTTTCTGACCGGCAGGACTCATCATGAAATCAACGAGAGCTTTTGTTTCGCCTGTTGGTTTACCGGGAGTATAAAGATTAAGCCCACGTGCAATCGGGTAAGATCCGTCTTTTGCAGCTGCAACAGAAGGTGAAATTCCGTTTACAGATACACCTTTGAGTTCTTTATTCAGATAAGCAAGACCAACATAGCCGATTGCTTTTTTGTTTTTTGATACAGCCTGTGCAACAGCACCATTGGAAGCCTGTAGCAGAGCCCCTGGGAATACACGGTGTTTTTTACCGTCTTTCTTCATTATTTTGCTTTTCCAGCAGTCATAGGTACCGGAAGAAGTATCACGTGAAATCACAACGATCTTTGCATCTTCGCCGCCAAGCTCTTTCCAGTTAGTGATCTTACCAGTATAAATACCGAACAACTGAGCTTTAGTTAGTGCGCCTACCGGGTTTGCGGGGTTAACAACAGGTACAATGCAGTCAAGAGCTACAATGAACTGCTCAGGAGCACGGCCATTGGCTGTTGCTTTCTCGATTTCGCTGCTTTTCATATCGCGGGACATCATTCCGATATCGGTTGTGCCGTCGATAAGTGCCTTAGCACCATTTGAAGAGCCTCCACCAGAGATGGAAATGGAAACATTAGGGTTAGCCTTCATGAAAGCTTCAGCAGCCTTCTGCATGAGAGGCAGAACAGTGGTAGAACCTTTAACCTGAAGAGTTCCGGCAAATGCGGAACCTGTAAATGCCATAACCATAATAGCTACGAGTGCGATAATTTTTTTCATGACCTTTCCTCCGAATGTAGATTTTTTTCAAACACAGTTAGATCGTGTCCGTTTCTTTCGTTGCACAAAGGTCTATCTGAACTTGGTTACAAACCTGTTACGACCAAGAGAAAGCTCAGTTACAGTATGTTTTTTCTAAATTTCTTATTTTTGTTCACTGGCATACCCTTTGCTTTATTTATTCCTAAAAAATAAATTTTGTACGGAGAAAGTCCTATGAAAACCAAGTATGTCATTATTGGCGCGGGTCCTACGGGGCTTGGTGCAGCTCGAAGGCTTTCTGAATTAGGGGAAAATTCTTTCATTGTGTTGGAAAAAAATTCCTGGGCAGGAGGACTTGCCTCCAGTTTCACAGACGAAAAAGGCTTTACCTGGGATATCGGTGGCCATGTAGCTTTCTCTCATTACAAATATTACGATGACCTTCTCGACGAACTTCTGCAGGATGAATACATTGAGCATTTAAGGGAATCATGGGTGCGAACACTGAACACATGGGTTCCTTATCCTTTCCAGAACAACATCCGCTACCTTCCTAATCAGGAAAAATGGGAATGTGTTAGAGGACTGCTGCCAGGTGAAAGACCTGAAACAACTCCCCATAACTTTGAGGAATGGATTAACAGTGTATTTGGTAAAGGCATCGCCAAATATTTTATGCACCCATATAACTATAAGGTATGGGCAACTTATCCGAAGGATATGGCATTTTCATGGATAGGTGAAAGAGTCAGTGTTATTGATCTTCGCTCTGTGCTGAAAAATATTCTTCTCGAACGCGATCAGCTTTCATGGGGACCTAATAATAAATTTCGTTTTCCTCTCAAGGGAGGAACTGGAACTATATATCGCAAGCTTGCAGATACTGTTTCTCGGTTTATTAAATATAATACTCAAGTTATCGCCATTAATCAGCAGGATAAAAATGTGGCAGATTCTGAAGGTAATATTTATAACTATGAATATTTATTGAATACTGCGCCCCTTGATATTCTAACGAACAAATGGCTTTCTCAACCATCAAGTCAGCTTACTAATGCTGCATCAAAACTCAAGCATAATGGTGTTGTAGTTGCTGGAGTAGGACTTTCCACATCAAAACCAGACTCTCGATGCTGGATGTATTTCCCTGAAAGCGACAGCCCTTTTTACAGGGTGACCAATTTTCACAACTACTCTCCTAACAATACACCAATTCCGGGTCAGGGACGCGCATTAATGTGTGAAGTATCTTATTCCAAAGACAAATTAATCAATACGGATAATATTCTTCATGAAGTTGAGGACGGGCTCGTTAAAACAACAATGCTTAAAAACAGTGACCGTGAAAATATCATTTCACGCTGGTCAATTAATGTTGATTACGGCTATCCTATCCCTTGCCTGCAACGCGATGAAGCGTTAAAGATTCTACAACCTGCACTTGAATCCATGAATATTTATTCTCGCGGTCGTTTCGGTGGCTGGAAATATGAAGTGTCCAACATGGATCATTCTGTCATGCAGGGAGTAGAATGGGCTGAAAGGATGATCAGTGCCAAGCCCGAAACCACATACAGGATCAGCTAAAAAAATGACAATTTCCCCCGCCACTTACGAGCAAAGGCGTGAGAACGTCCGCAAACGTCTTAAAGATCGCGGTCTCCCCCCTTTATTGGTCAATTTTGCTGCAAACAGATACTACCTAAGCGGATTTGAACTTCATGATCCTCAGTGTAATGAGACTGCCGGCTGGCTGATAATATGCCCTGACGGCCGTGACTTTCTGCTAACTGATCCCAGATACCTCGACGCCGCACGCAGGGTATGGAATGAAGAGGATATATTCATATACTCAGGTCGAAAATATGATTTGTTTCGTGATTTTTTTAAATTAAATTCCATTTCAGAACTTTCATATGATCCTAAATCAATC encodes:
- a CDS encoding TIGR01212 family radical SAM protein (This family includes YhcC from E. coli K-12, an uncharacterized radical SAM protein.), with protein sequence MNRFYGLAARLKQTFGERVQKIPLDFGFTCPNRDGKISHKGCIFCSPQGAGSGLHEQAMNIEDQWAYWQNKLSEFYSTKLYLAYLQSYSNTYCSAEELKHALDQLKGLPGLVGICIGTRPDCLDSEKLRLIKNLDLKETWIDLGLQSSNDKTLKRINRGHDAKCYADAVKLTHSNGIDVCAHVIAGLPGEGEKEFLESVQFLNELPVSGIKFHNLFVGEGSPLQKLYLSGKYKVLEQNEYVEMLVRAISILRPDIIIHRLRADAVPGELVAPEWARIKRKVLNAINMKMKDNHLWQGSARPDASKTLPQWFNPDCKPPL
- the pstA gene encoding phosphate ABC transporter permease PstA — encoded protein: MNNSAETLEQVNSMMDSNDLVAETMLEPGHGNYSIREKIEKLVFLIFKGAAVINGLALIIICGFVLYYGLPAMSWEFLTESPRNSMTEGGIFPCIVGTIVLSYGALLIALPWGIATAIYLNEYATSPKLVRIIRLGINNLAGVPSVVFGLFGLSLFVTVMGMGVSIMAGVCTLGALALPLVIGASEEALRSVPQTYREASLGLGATKWQTIYKVVLPAALPGMLTGAILTLSRAAGETAAIMFTAAVFFTPEMPQSLFDDVMALPYHIYVLATAGTEIEKTRHIQYGTSLVLIALVLGMNLIAIYIRAKMQKKIGR
- the pstC gene encoding phosphate ABC transporter permease subunit PstC, with amino-acid sequence MIHSCFLVTAFTSVLVLFLIMVFLFVEGLPVFHYVSLPDFIFGFEWYPTDEPPALGIWPLIVGSGAVTMLSSLIAVPLGVMTAIYLAEIASARVRSIVKPAVEMLAALPSVVIGFFGMVVVAPFLQDTFDIAVGLNLFNASVMLAFMAVPTITSLSEDALYSVPPELKEASLALGATHWQSIYKVLIPASLSGISTGVILGMARSIGETMVVLMVAGGAGLLPTSIFDPVRPMPASIAAEMGEAPFHSEHYHALFAIGMVLFLFTMAFNLIADYVAHKYKQVGSATL
- a CDS encoding PstS family phosphate ABC transporter substrate-binding protein; the encoded protein is MKKIIALVAIMVMAFTGSAFAGTLQVKGSTTVLPLMQKAAEAFMKANPNVSISISGGGSSNGAKALIDGTTDIGMMSRDMKSSEIEKATANGRAPEQFIVALDCIVPVVNPANPVGALTKAQLFGIYTGKITNWKELGGEDAKIVVISRDTSSGTYDCWKSKIMKKDGKKHRVFPGALLQASNGAVAQAVSKNKKAIGYVGLAYLNKELKGVSVNGISPSVAAAKDGSYPIARGLNLYTPGKPTGETKALVDFMMSPAGQKLAADTGFIPVK
- a CDS encoding protoporphyrinogen/coproporphyrinogen oxidase gives rise to the protein MKTKYVIIGAGPTGLGAARRLSELGENSFIVLEKNSWAGGLASSFTDEKGFTWDIGGHVAFSHYKYYDDLLDELLQDEYIEHLRESWVRTLNTWVPYPFQNNIRYLPNQEKWECVRGLLPGERPETTPHNFEEWINSVFGKGIAKYFMHPYNYKVWATYPKDMAFSWIGERVSVIDLRSVLKNILLERDQLSWGPNNKFRFPLKGGTGTIYRKLADTVSRFIKYNTQVIAINQQDKNVADSEGNIYNYEYLLNTAPLDILTNKWLSQPSSQLTNAASKLKHNGVVVAGVGLSTSKPDSRCWMYFPESDSPFYRVTNFHNYSPNNTPIPGQGRALMCEVSYSKDKLINTDNILHEVEDGLVKTTMLKNSDRENIISRWSINVDYGYPIPCLQRDEALKILQPALESMNIYSRGRFGGWKYEVSNMDHSVMQGVEWAERMISAKPETTYRIS